The following are from one region of the Rhinoraja longicauda isolate Sanriku21f chromosome 11, sRhiLon1.1, whole genome shotgun sequence genome:
- the LOC144598028 gene encoding volume-regulated anion channel subunit LRRC8C-like, whose product MFSVVELKYFGDQRATFKILKPWWDVFTDYLTILMLMVAVFGGTLQISTDKIICVPVPEGFLMATMQWNKSALKGRKLNSFDSGFKTDLDREQYNLMDQYCYDNAIQWYSKYFPYIAIIHTLIFLISSNFWFKFPGTSSKIEHFISILGKCLDSQWTTKALSETVYEDSDLQIPQRTVLSGEPSVTCSLNLQQSSDTVHLLGHSESSNDRICVNEPQASLCKPPSKTFKTVGGGVYGHAAVKILDKKEGEQAKALFEKVKKFRLHTEEGHILYMMYIRQTILRSIQTILILAYFVTRIPQMKHIVHCVDGIHITGFTEFFCIHGLWRIFRMLSIVYVVVIFIYCITCTYTLYWIFYFKLKEYSFAYVREETGIDDIPDVKNDFAFLLHLIDQYDKLYARKFAVFLSDVSENKLRQLNLSYEWTHEKLQQRITTNEDNKTELHLFMLPGIPNSVYDIYNLEVLKLEFIKDVLISAAISQQTSLQELWVYNCIIKVENRALAFLKDTITILRVRFANSYEIPQWMYCLKNLRTLYLEGNLLIDSKSSIVLQSLCDLERLKSLHLKSNVTKIPAAVIDVAHRLQHLTIDNQGKRFTTLNGLRKMLCLSILKLYSCDLERIPSAIFSLSNLQEMDLKDNNLRTLEELASFQHLRKLTTLKLHYNKISQIPVYIVKASSLEMLYLTKNNISFLPSNLFKLTRLRHLDVGQNIITSIPTEIEQLEDLHYFNIESNKVSELPLELFFCTKLRVLILSHNLLTCIPPKVKNLIQLRQLDLKGNKLQYLPPELEKCQCLKRSQLNVEEDIFNTLPYDVREEFINRESK is encoded by the exons ATGTTTTCAGTGGTTGAGCTGAAATATTTTGGAGACCAACGAGCAACATTTAAAATCTTAAAACCATGGTGGGATGTCTTCACGGATTATTTAACTATTTTGATGCTCATGGTTGCAGTTTTTGGAGGCACATTACAG ATATCAACAGACAAGATAATCTGTGTACCTGTGCCTGAAGGCTTCCTAATGGCCACCATGCAATGGAATAAAAGTGCTCTTAAAGGCCGTAAATTGAATAGTTTTGATTCAGGATTTAAGACTGATCTAGACCGTGAACAGTACAATCTAATGGATCAGTATTGCTACGACAATGCAATTCAGTGGTATTCCAAGTATTTCCCTTACATAGCTATCATCCACACACTGATATTTTTGATAAGCAGTAACTTCTGGTTCAAATTTCCAGGAACAAGTTCCAAAATCGAACATTTCATATCAATCCTCGGAAAGTGTTTAGATTCCCAATGGACGACCAAGGCCCTTTCAGAGACTGTTTACGAGGATTCTGACCTACAGATACCACAAAGAACAGTTTTATCAGGTGAACCATCTGTCACGTGTTCTTTAAACCTGCAGCAATCTTCCGATACGGTCCACTTACTGGGACACAGTGAAAGCAGTAATGACCGAATATGTGTGAATGAACCACAAGCGTCTTTGTGCAAGCCCCCATCCAAGACTTTCAAGACGGTCGGGGGCGGTGTTTATGGTCACGCTGCCGTGAAAATCCTGGACAAAAAGGAAGGAGAACAAGCGAAGGCATTGTTTGAAAAGGTCAAGAAGTTCCGTCTTCACACCGAGGAAGGCCATATTCTTTACATGATGTACATAAGGCAAACTATTTTACGATCTATTCAAACAATTCTCATTCTGGCCTACTTTGTTACACGGATTCCTCAAATGAAGCACATAGTCCACTGTGTAGATGGAATCCATATCACAGGCTTCACAGAATTTTTCTGCATCCATGGCCTTTGGCGGATATTCAGGATGTTGTCCATCGTGTATGTTGTAGTCATATTCATTTACTGCATCACATGCACCTACACACTCTACTGGATCTTTTACTTTAAACTTAAGGAATATTCATTTGCGTATGTCCGAGAGGAAACTGGGATTGATGACATTCCAGATGTGAAAAACGACTTTGCGTTTTTACTGCACCTTATTGACCAATATGACAAATTGTACGCCAGGAAGTTTGCTGTGTTTCTATCTGATGTTAGTGAGAACAAACTCCGTCAACTAAACTTGAGTTATGAATGGACACACGAAAAACTTCAGCAACGTATAACGACTAACGAAGACAACAAGACTGAATTACATCTCTTTATGTTACCTGGTATTCCAAACAGTGTTTACGATATTTATAACCTGGAAGTATTAAAGTTAGAATTTATTAAAGATGTCTTAATTAGCGCAGCCATCTCGCAGCAAACTTCGCTCCAAGAACTCTGGGTGTACAACTGTATAATAAAAGTAGAAAACCGAGCACTTGCATTTTTGAAAGATACAATAACAATTTTAAGAGTCCGGTTTGCAAATTCTTATGAAATACCACAGTGGATGTATTGTCTGAAAAATCTGCGCACATTGTATCTTGAAGGAAATTTGTTAATTGACAGCAAGTCTTCTATTGTCCTGCAGTCACTGTGTGACTTAGAACGGCTTAAATCTTTGCATCTAAAATCAAATGTCACTAAAATACCTGCAGCAGTCATTGATGTTGCTCATCGTCTCCAGCACCTCACAATCGACAATCAGGGCAAAAGGTTCACCACTCTCAATGGCCTCAGAAAGATgctttgcctgtccattctcaAGCTGTACAGCTGCGACCTGGAGCGAATCCCAAGTGCCATATTTAGCCTGAGCAATCTTCAAGAAATGGACCTCAAAGACAACAACCTGAGGACCTTGGAAGAGCTAGCTAGTTTCCAGCATCTTCGCAAACTCACCACGCTGAAACTTCACTACAACAAAAtttcacagatccctgtgtacatTGTCAAAGCCAGCTCACTCGAAATGCTCTATTTAACTAAAAACAACATTAGTTTTCTTCCGTCAAATCTATTTAAGCTCACCAGACTAAGGCATCTAGATGTAGGCCAGAATATTATTACAAGCATTCCCACTGAGATAGAACAACTGGAAGATCTTCACTACTTCAACATTGAGAGTAACAAGGTGTCTGAATTACCCTTGGAATTGTTTTTTTGTACAAAGCTCAGGGTGTTAATACTTTCACATAATCTTTTGACTTGCATTCCACCCAAGGTGAAAAATCTGATACAACTTCGCCAGCTAGACCTGAAAGGCAACAAATTGCAATATTTGCCACCTGAACTGGAAAAGTGCCAGTGTTTGAAGAGGAGTCAGTTGAACGTGGAAGAGGACATTTTCAACACACTGCCATATGACGTCAGAGAAGAATTCATAAACCGAGAGTCCAAGTGA